From one Lineus longissimus chromosome 3, tnLinLong1.2, whole genome shotgun sequence genomic stretch:
- the LOC135485637 gene encoding uncharacterized protein LOC135485637 isoform X12 → MKSIVAVVVLILCMIFFTNGTGPFFGNKYWILLGQTKPGNHHPGITIKEETNVTINETRNVDGCLNSWIFTSGWIYFSQDGSLDFVGKSFTVGGYYYYTDRNSDEDIPVMILWHPGLVYLAQFGAKPNARSYYSFRHSSSLKVNSWVFVGFSLDSSGPENKLMGWVDDVVTRKSIFDSIYKDVMKSDIVFGKYFKRLAPFRRTELAGMTVMEGSIEPSQIETFKADILSTLTPTCQTSTTATIGQTSTTATIGQTSTTATTGPTSTSTATTGPTSTSTATIGPTSTSTATTGPSTITATTGPTSTSTATTGPGSGGGRAAGLSRFPLATMMTLALIVGAMLTLQNQS, encoded by the exons ATGAAAAGCATAGTTGCTGTGGTGGTCCTTATCCTGTGCATGATTTTCTTTACGAATGGGACAG GACCATTCTTTGGTAATAAGTACTGGATCTTACTTGGACAGACTAAGCCTGGCAACCACCACCCTGGCATCACAATAAAGGAGGAGACGAACGTCACAATCAACGAGACCAGGAACGTAGATGGATGCTTGAACTCTTGGATCTTCACAAGTGGATGGATATATTTTTCACAGGATGGGAGTTTAGATTTTGTGGGGAAGAGTTTTACTGTCGGAGGTTACTACTACTACACCGATCGCAATTCAGATGAAGATATCCCGGTTATGATACTATGGCACCCAGGTCTCGTGTATCTGGCACAATTTGGAGCAAAACCAAATGCGAGATCTTATTACTCATTTCGCCATAGCTCAAGCCTCAAGGTCAACTCTTGGGTATTTGTGGGTTTCAGTTTGGATTCCAGTGGGCCTGAGAACAAATTGATGGGTTGGGTGGATGACGTTGTGACGAGAAAGAGCATATTCGACAGTATATATAAAGACGTGATGAAAAGTGACATTGTATTTGGCAAGTATTTTAAGAGGTTAGCCCCATTCCGAAGAACTGAATTGGCTGGTATGACGGTTATGGAAGGATCTATCGAACCATCACAGATCGAAACATTCAAGGCTGATATTCTTTCAACACTTACCCCAACAT GTCAAACCAGCACAACTGCCACCATTG GTCAAACCAGCACAACTGCCACCATTG GTCAAACCAGCACAACTGCCACCACTG GTCCAACCAGCACATCAACTGCAACCACTG GTCCAACCAGCACATCAACTGCCACCATTG GTCCAACCAGCACATCAACTGCAACCACTG GTCCGAGCACAATAACTGCAACCACTG GTCCAACCAGCACATCAACTGCAACCACTG GCCCGGGTTCAGGTGGAGGCAGAGCAGCAGGACTATCAAGATTCCCGCTGGCAACAATGATGACCCTCGCCTTGATTGTTGGTGCAATGCTGACATTGCAAAATCAGTCATAA
- the LOC135485637 gene encoding uncharacterized protein LOC135485637 isoform X14 — MKSIVAVVVLILCMIFFTNGTGPFFGNKYWILLGQTKPGNHHPGITIKEETNVTINETRNVDGCLNSWIFTSGWIYFSQDGSLDFVGKSFTVGGYYYYTDRNSDEDIPVMILWHPGLVYLAQFGAKPNARSYYSFRHSSSLKVNSWVFVGFSLDSSGPENKLMGWVDDVVTRKSIFDSIYKDVMKSDIVFGKYFKRLAPFRRTELAGMTVMEGSIEPSQIETFKADILSTLTPTCQTSTTATIGQTSTTATIGQTSTTATTGPTSTSTATTGPTSTSTATTGPTSTSTATTGPTSTSTATTGPGSGGGRAAGLSRFPLATMMTLALIVGAMLTLQNQS, encoded by the exons ATGAAAAGCATAGTTGCTGTGGTGGTCCTTATCCTGTGCATGATTTTCTTTACGAATGGGACAG GACCATTCTTTGGTAATAAGTACTGGATCTTACTTGGACAGACTAAGCCTGGCAACCACCACCCTGGCATCACAATAAAGGAGGAGACGAACGTCACAATCAACGAGACCAGGAACGTAGATGGATGCTTGAACTCTTGGATCTTCACAAGTGGATGGATATATTTTTCACAGGATGGGAGTTTAGATTTTGTGGGGAAGAGTTTTACTGTCGGAGGTTACTACTACTACACCGATCGCAATTCAGATGAAGATATCCCGGTTATGATACTATGGCACCCAGGTCTCGTGTATCTGGCACAATTTGGAGCAAAACCAAATGCGAGATCTTATTACTCATTTCGCCATAGCTCAAGCCTCAAGGTCAACTCTTGGGTATTTGTGGGTTTCAGTTTGGATTCCAGTGGGCCTGAGAACAAATTGATGGGTTGGGTGGATGACGTTGTGACGAGAAAGAGCATATTCGACAGTATATATAAAGACGTGATGAAAAGTGACATTGTATTTGGCAAGTATTTTAAGAGGTTAGCCCCATTCCGAAGAACTGAATTGGCTGGTATGACGGTTATGGAAGGATCTATCGAACCATCACAGATCGAAACATTCAAGGCTGATATTCTTTCAACACTTACCCCAACAT GTCAAACCAGCACAACTGCCACCATTG GTCAAACCAGCACAACTGCCACCATTG GTCAAACCAGCACAACTGCCACCACTG GTCCAACCAGCACATCAACTGCAACCACTG GTCCAACCAGCACATCAACTGCAACCACTG GTCCAACCAGCACATCAACTGCAACCACTG GTCCAACCAGCACATCAACTGCAACCACTG GCCCGGGTTCAGGTGGAGGCAGAGCAGCAGGACTATCAAGATTCCCGCTGGCAACAATGATGACCCTCGCCTTGATTGTTGGTGCAATGCTGACATTGCAAAATCAGTCATAA
- the LOC135485637 gene encoding uncharacterized protein LOC135485637 isoform X2 codes for MKSIVAVVVLILCMIFFTNGTGPFFGNKYWILLGQTKPGNHHPGITIKEETNVTINETRNVDGCLNSWIFTSGWIYFSQDGSLDFVGKSFTVGGYYYYTDRNSDEDIPVMILWHPGLVYLAQFGAKPNARSYYSFRHSSSLKVNSWVFVGFSLDSSGPENKLMGWVDDVVTRKSIFDSIYKDVMKSDIVFGKYFKRLAPFRRTELAGMTVMEGSIEPSQIETFKADILSTLTPTCQTSTTATIGQTSTTATIGPTSTSTATTGPTSTSTATIGPTSTSTATTGPSTITATTGPTSTSTATTGPTSTITATTGPTSTSTATTGPGSGGGRAAGLSRFPLATMMTLALIVGAMLTLQNQS; via the exons ATGAAAAGCATAGTTGCTGTGGTGGTCCTTATCCTGTGCATGATTTTCTTTACGAATGGGACAG GACCATTCTTTGGTAATAAGTACTGGATCTTACTTGGACAGACTAAGCCTGGCAACCACCACCCTGGCATCACAATAAAGGAGGAGACGAACGTCACAATCAACGAGACCAGGAACGTAGATGGATGCTTGAACTCTTGGATCTTCACAAGTGGATGGATATATTTTTCACAGGATGGGAGTTTAGATTTTGTGGGGAAGAGTTTTACTGTCGGAGGTTACTACTACTACACCGATCGCAATTCAGATGAAGATATCCCGGTTATGATACTATGGCACCCAGGTCTCGTGTATCTGGCACAATTTGGAGCAAAACCAAATGCGAGATCTTATTACTCATTTCGCCATAGCTCAAGCCTCAAGGTCAACTCTTGGGTATTTGTGGGTTTCAGTTTGGATTCCAGTGGGCCTGAGAACAAATTGATGGGTTGGGTGGATGACGTTGTGACGAGAAAGAGCATATTCGACAGTATATATAAAGACGTGATGAAAAGTGACATTGTATTTGGCAAGTATTTTAAGAGGTTAGCCCCATTCCGAAGAACTGAATTGGCTGGTATGACGGTTATGGAAGGATCTATCGAACCATCACAGATCGAAACATTCAAGGCTGATATTCTTTCAACACTTACCCCAACAT GTCAAACCAGCACAACTGCCACCATTG GTCAAACCAGCACAACTGCCACCATTG GTCCAACCAGCACATCAACTGCAACCACTG GTCCAACCAGCACATCAACTGCCACCATTG GTCCAACCAGCACATCAACTGCAACCACTG GTCCGAGCACAATAACTGCAACCACTG GTCCAACCAGCACATCAACTGCAACCACTG GTCCAACCAGCACAATAACTGCAACCACTG GTCCAACCAGCACATCAACTGCAACCACTG GCCCGGGTTCAGGTGGAGGCAGAGCAGCAGGACTATCAAGATTCCCGCTGGCAACAATGATGACCCTCGCCTTGATTGTTGGTGCAATGCTGACATTGCAAAATCAGTCATAA
- the LOC135485637 gene encoding uncharacterized protein LOC135485637 isoform X1: MKSIVAVVVLILCMIFFTNGTGPFFGNKYWILLGQTKPGNHHPGITIKEETNVTINETRNVDGCLNSWIFTSGWIYFSQDGSLDFVGKSFTVGGYYYYTDRNSDEDIPVMILWHPGLVYLAQFGAKPNARSYYSFRHSSSLKVNSWVFVGFSLDSSGPENKLMGWVDDVVTRKSIFDSIYKDVMKSDIVFGKYFKRLAPFRRTELAGMTVMEGSIEPSQIETFKADILSTLTPTCQTSTTATIGQTSTTATIGQTSTTATTGPTSTSTATTGPTSTSTATIGPTSTSTATTGPSTITATTGPTSTSTATTGPTSTITATTGPTSTSTATTGPGSGGGRAAGLSRFPLATMMTLALIVGAMLTLQNQS, from the exons ATGAAAAGCATAGTTGCTGTGGTGGTCCTTATCCTGTGCATGATTTTCTTTACGAATGGGACAG GACCATTCTTTGGTAATAAGTACTGGATCTTACTTGGACAGACTAAGCCTGGCAACCACCACCCTGGCATCACAATAAAGGAGGAGACGAACGTCACAATCAACGAGACCAGGAACGTAGATGGATGCTTGAACTCTTGGATCTTCACAAGTGGATGGATATATTTTTCACAGGATGGGAGTTTAGATTTTGTGGGGAAGAGTTTTACTGTCGGAGGTTACTACTACTACACCGATCGCAATTCAGATGAAGATATCCCGGTTATGATACTATGGCACCCAGGTCTCGTGTATCTGGCACAATTTGGAGCAAAACCAAATGCGAGATCTTATTACTCATTTCGCCATAGCTCAAGCCTCAAGGTCAACTCTTGGGTATTTGTGGGTTTCAGTTTGGATTCCAGTGGGCCTGAGAACAAATTGATGGGTTGGGTGGATGACGTTGTGACGAGAAAGAGCATATTCGACAGTATATATAAAGACGTGATGAAAAGTGACATTGTATTTGGCAAGTATTTTAAGAGGTTAGCCCCATTCCGAAGAACTGAATTGGCTGGTATGACGGTTATGGAAGGATCTATCGAACCATCACAGATCGAAACATTCAAGGCTGATATTCTTTCAACACTTACCCCAACAT GTCAAACCAGCACAACTGCCACCATTG GTCAAACCAGCACAACTGCCACCATTG GTCAAACCAGCACAACTGCCACCACTG GTCCAACCAGCACATCAACTGCAACCACTG GTCCAACCAGCACATCAACTGCCACCATTG GTCCAACCAGCACATCAACTGCAACCACTG GTCCGAGCACAATAACTGCAACCACTG GTCCAACCAGCACATCAACTGCAACCACTG GTCCAACCAGCACAATAACTGCAACCACTG GTCCAACCAGCACATCAACTGCAACCACTG GCCCGGGTTCAGGTGGAGGCAGAGCAGCAGGACTATCAAGATTCCCGCTGGCAACAATGATGACCCTCGCCTTGATTGTTGGTGCAATGCTGACATTGCAAAATCAGTCATAA
- the LOC135485637 gene encoding uncharacterized protein LOC135485637 isoform X17: MKSIVAVVVLILCMIFFTNGTGPFFGNKYWILLGQTKPGNHHPGITIKEETNVTINETRNVDGCLNSWIFTSGWIYFSQDGSLDFVGKSFTVGGYYYYTDRNSDEDIPVMILWHPGLVYLAQFGAKPNARSYYSFRHSSSLKVNSWVFVGFSLDSSGPENKLMGWVDDVVTRKSIFDSIYKDVMKSDIVFGKYFKRLAPFRRTELAGMTVMEGSIEPSQIETFKADILSTLTPTCQTSTTATIGQTSTTATIGPTSTSTATTGPTSTSTATTGPTSTSTATTGPTSTSTATTGPGSGGGRAAGLSRFPLATMMTLALIVGAMLTLQNQS, from the exons ATGAAAAGCATAGTTGCTGTGGTGGTCCTTATCCTGTGCATGATTTTCTTTACGAATGGGACAG GACCATTCTTTGGTAATAAGTACTGGATCTTACTTGGACAGACTAAGCCTGGCAACCACCACCCTGGCATCACAATAAAGGAGGAGACGAACGTCACAATCAACGAGACCAGGAACGTAGATGGATGCTTGAACTCTTGGATCTTCACAAGTGGATGGATATATTTTTCACAGGATGGGAGTTTAGATTTTGTGGGGAAGAGTTTTACTGTCGGAGGTTACTACTACTACACCGATCGCAATTCAGATGAAGATATCCCGGTTATGATACTATGGCACCCAGGTCTCGTGTATCTGGCACAATTTGGAGCAAAACCAAATGCGAGATCTTATTACTCATTTCGCCATAGCTCAAGCCTCAAGGTCAACTCTTGGGTATTTGTGGGTTTCAGTTTGGATTCCAGTGGGCCTGAGAACAAATTGATGGGTTGGGTGGATGACGTTGTGACGAGAAAGAGCATATTCGACAGTATATATAAAGACGTGATGAAAAGTGACATTGTATTTGGCAAGTATTTTAAGAGGTTAGCCCCATTCCGAAGAACTGAATTGGCTGGTATGACGGTTATGGAAGGATCTATCGAACCATCACAGATCGAAACATTCAAGGCTGATATTCTTTCAACACTTACCCCAACAT GTCAAACCAGCACAACTGCCACCATTG GTCAAACCAGCACAACTGCCACCATTG GTCCAACCAGCACATCAACTGCAACCACTG GTCCAACCAGCACATCAACTGCAACCACTG GTCCAACCAGCACATCAACTGCAACCACTG GTCCAACCAGCACATCAACTGCAACCACTG GCCCGGGTTCAGGTGGAGGCAGAGCAGCAGGACTATCAAGATTCCCGCTGGCAACAATGATGACCCTCGCCTTGATTGTTGGTGCAATGCTGACATTGCAAAATCAGTCATAA